From Triticum urartu cultivar G1812 chromosome 2, Tu2.1, whole genome shotgun sequence, a single genomic window includes:
- the LOC125538261 gene encoding uncharacterized protein At4g26450-like has protein sequence MDRGQQQGVSLQPHRFDHPRMQYPQHGGGRSRVPPFARGGRGQKHFYRQPPPPPPSIQPGAPARHRYEVLMEAGRLAAEYLVAKGVLPPASLQRGGGAGWGQMPPAPPLPQAQEAPAFYDSRRNGRQRLDDEYGNPNPRSRRNHGGDYNGGDNGNYNGRGKRKFGAYNRNSEWGRDRERSRDYLDSRNYGDDDEEDRAPGYRRDRRASAGIDEVGSSVSGVAGDRPTSKLEAVGESELEDTGSKVSSNSNVRKDVDVVQEVQNENEANKMEEDAKVSDLEVVEKGINSESIHTNASSGVVEEGEINHSPVPSDDKPDDGSIMDEKAEHDKSLDDKAEDEKGSSVENNLHGGCQNLLSNCNFARAPTRPRSIPAHRNGASTHRDTALAKQVDLAPPMVIDESANDSSLTNVQGDNKDHLVCLEHTDPSLACNQMVEHVGLQEEAAQTEIRDVQEQNSTAQHYTVQEIKECDGLNPTLASQHDCSKLQVREEVQIYNIDTPPQHEDLIDSADKGKTTDSVELLPNIKDEAVVTIKQEELGQSSSFKICDLNLIGSPELADIRNDPGFGQCSNVVCSMEVQNQQPFDFGTTVGNNASNTDRFSQIPLNDKVIQIIDIEDDPPIEPSVSDTLRPKSEMVYPSMDNMMSSSVNTNIFPGTQDGYNIAIPDFLGADMPCYPPLHADLHAEMGLNDPEVITVMDDPIYDSLGDIGFMEVWDQQPPDYKFF, from the exons ATGGATCGGGGGCAGCAGCAGGGCGTCAGCCTGCAGCCGCACCGATTCGACCACCCCCGGATGCAGTACCCGCAGCACGGCGGCGGCCGCAGCCGCGTGCCGCCGTTCGCGCGCGGCGGCCGCGGCCAGAAGCACTTCTATCGGCAgcccccaccgccgccgccgtccattCAGCCGGGCGCGCCCGCGCGACACAGGTACGAGGTGCTCATGGAggccggccgcctcgccgccgagTACCTGGTGGCCAAAGGCGTGCTCCCGCCGGCATCGCTGCAGCGGGGCGGTGGAGCTGGGTGGGGTCAGATGCCGCCCGCGCCTCCGTTGCCGCAGGCTCAGGAAGCCCCCGCGTTCTACGACTCCCGCCGGAATGGCCGACAGCGTCTTGATGATGAGTACGGTAATCCTAACCCCCGCTCACGCCGGAACCATGGTGGTGATTACAATGGCGGTGACAATGGTAACTACAATGGGAGGGGGAAGAGGAAGTTTGGGGCTTACAACAGGAATTCAGAGTGGGGCCGGGACAGGGAGAGGAGTAGGGATTATTTGGATAGCCGGAATTATGGtgatgatgacgaggaggataGGGCTCCTGGGTATAGGAGGGACCGGCGAGCCAGTGCTGGGATTGATGAGGTTGGGAGTAGTGTCTCGGGCGTGGCCGGGGACAGACCAACATCGAAGCTGGAGGCTGTGGGGGAGTCAGAGTTGGAGGATACTGGCTCAAAGGTGAGCTCTAACAGTAATGTCAGGAAGGATGTTGATGTCGTGCAAGAGGTGCAGAATGAGAATGAGGCTAATAAAATGGAGGAGGATGCTAAGGTGTCTGATTTGGAGGTCGTTGAGAAAGGGATCAACAGTGAGAGTATTCATACTAATGCTTCTTCTGGTGTTGTTGAGGAGGGGGAGATAAATCATTCGCCAGTGCCCTCAGATGACAAGCCTGATGATGGTAGTATTATGGACGAGAAGGCTGAACATGACAAGAGTTTAGATGACAAGGCTGAAGATGAGAAGGGATCAAGCGTTGAAAATAATTTGCATGGTGGTTGTCAGAATTTGCTGAGCAATTGTAATTTTGCAAGAGCCCCAACAAGACCACGATCAATACCTGCTCATAGGAATGGAGCATCAACCCATAGAGATACTGCATTGGCCAAACAGGTAGATCTGGCTCCTCCGATGGTGATTGATGAATCAGCAAATGACAGCTCCTTGACTAATGTCCAGGGAGACAATAAAGATCACCTTGTCTGCCTAGAACATACTGACCCAAGTCTTGCTTGCAATCAAATGGTGGAACACGTGGGACTCCAAGAAGAAGCAGCACAAACTGAGATACGAGATGTGCAAGAACAGAACAGTACTGCACAACATTACACAGTTCAGGAAATTAAGGAGTGTGATGGACTGAATCCTACACTGGCTTCTCAGCACGATTGTTCGAAGCTTCAAGTGAGGGAAGAAGTGCAAATTTACAATATTGATACACCACCACAACATGAAGACTTGATTGATTCAGCTGATAAAGGGAAAACAACAGATAGTGTGGAATTATTACCTAATATCAAAGATGAAGCTGTTGTCACGATAAAACAGGAAGAACTTGGTCAATCTAGCTCATTTAAAATATGTGATCTCAACCTCATTGGTAGTCCAGAGCTTGCTGATATACGAAATGATCCTGGTTTTGGCCAGTGCTCCAATGTTGTATGTTCAATGGAGGTGCAAAATCAGCAGCCTTTTGATTTTGGAACAACTGTGGGTAACAATGCTAGTAACACTGACAGATTTTCCCAAATTCCGTTAAACGATAAGGTTATTCAAATAATTGATATTGAAGATGACCCTCCAATTGAACCTAGTGTGTCTGATACTTTAAGACCAAA AAGTGAGATGGTATATCCAAGCATGGATAATATGATGAGCTCTAGTGTGAACACAAACATTTTCCCTGGCACGCAAGATGGTTATAACATCGCAATTCCAGATTTCCTTGGTGCTGATATGCCATGCTACCCACCATTACATGCAGACCTTCATGCCGAGATGGGCCTAAATGATCCAGAG GTCATTACTGTCATGGATGATCCAATATATGATTCTCTAGGTGATATTG GTTTTATGGAGGTTTGGGATCAGCAGCCTCCGGACTACAAATTCTTCTGA
- the LOC125538262 gene encoding protein GrpE-like, which translates to MAATYCAYPAAAAAAAANPTRRRLQTLTAPGALPAARKPSRQPPTFLSFRRPNAALPPLRVAGADPQVVNGEDFPPMNDLIRLYKKAFLDGNEDVVSDIEKAITSMEEERSKAASQFESITAEIASGKNKFLRLNADLENFRKQTEKDRAKFTSNIQVELVQSLLPLVDSFEKTNVEITLETEKEQKISASYQGIYKQLVETLKNLGVGVVETVGKPFDPVVHEAIAREESTEFKAGIVSHEVHRGFLLRERVLRPAAVKVSNGPGDQNVSSTSSEEPVEDTKEDAAV; encoded by the exons ATGGCGGCAACCTACTGCGCctaccccgccgccgccgccgccgccgccgcaaacCCTACCAGACGCCGCCTGCAAACCCTAACCGCGCCGGGCGCCCTACCTGCTGCTCGGAAACCCAGCCGCCAACCCCCCACCTTCCTCTCTTTCCGGCGCCCCAATGCAGCGCTGCCGCCGCTCCGCGTCGCTGGCGCTGACCCGCAG GTTGTAAATGGCGAAGATTTCCCTCCTATGAATGACCTAATTCGACTATACAAGAAAGCCTTTCTAGATGGAAACGAAGATGTTGTTAGTGACATCGAGAAGGCAATCACTAGCATGGAGGAAGAGAGAAGTAAAGCAGCTTCTCAGTTTGAAAGTATCACAGCTGAAATAGCTTCAGGGAAGAATAAGTTTCTTCGCTTAAATGCTGATCTAGAGAATTTTCGGAAGCAGACTGAAAAGGACCGTGCAAAGTTTACATCGAATATACAAGTGGAACTTGTACAGAGTCTGTTGCCTCTGGTTGACAGCTTTGAGAAAACAAATGTAGAGATCACCCTAGAGACTGAGAAAGAGCAGAAGATTAGCGCAAGCTATCAAGGCATATACAAGCAATTAGTAGAAACACTGAAAAACTTAGGCGTAGGGGTTGTGGAAACTGTTGGCAAGCCATTTGATCCAGTG GTTCATGAGGCTATCGCGCGTGAAGAATCCACAGAGTTCAAGGCAGGCATCGTCTCACACGAAGTCCACCGAGGGTTCCTTCTGAGGGAGAGGGTGCTAAGGCCTGCCGCGGTGAAGGTCTCTAATGGTCCTGGTGACCAAAACGTGAGCTCCACATCTTCGGAGGAGCCTGTGGAGGATACCAAAGAGGATGCTGCTGTGTGA
- the LOC125538264 gene encoding thioredoxin M3, chloroplastic-like encodes MAAAASRHLCSATALLSPSAAAAPIRQRVGYGSSSNRRWLCRRWAHGPDAASRIRRLTTRSRTARVSCAYSTGAEAITACSWNQNVICSDVPVLVEFWASWCGPCKMVHRIVDEIAAEYDGRIKCYKLDTDDYPQTATSYNIERVPTVLLFKDGEKIHSITGTLPKAVYVRAIENSFLEQ; translated from the exons ATGGCCGCCGCGGCCTCACGGCACCTCTGCTCCGCCACGGCGCTGCTGTCCCCCTCCGCCGCCGCGGCGCCCATCCGCCAGAGGGTCGGCTACGGCTCCTCCTCCAACCGCCGGTGGCTGTGCCGCCGGTGGGCCCACGGGCCGGATGCCGCGTCCCGGATCCGGCGCCTGACGACTCGCTCGAGGACAGCGAGGGTGAGCTGCGCCTATTCCACCGGCG CTGAAGCAATCACTGCATGTTCCTGGAACCAAAATGTCATCTGCAGTGATGTGCCTGTGCTTGTGGAGTTTTGGGCCTCATGGTGTGGACCTTGTAAAATGGTCCATCGAATTGTCGACGAGATTGCGGCCGAATATGATGGAAGAATAAAGTGCTATAAGCTTGACACTGATGATTACCCACAAACTGCAACTTCCTACAATATTGAGAGGGTTCCGACTGTTTTACTATTCAAGGATGGAGAGAAAATACATAGTATTACTGGAACTCTGCCAAAAGCCGTTTATGTGAGGGCCATTGAGAATTCTTTCTTAGAACAGTGA